In the Rubrivivax gelatinosus IL144 genome, CTGGCCGAGGCCTAACATATCATTCAACCGGACCGCCAAAATGCCGTTTTTCGTTCAACCGCCGTGCGTGGCGGCCAGTTAATTAAAACTACAAGGGCATCCTCGCCTGTCAAGCAAAAAGAATCCTTGATGAATCGATCACCGATTCATCAAGGCACTTTGACTGTGTGCTGCCGTTGCGCTGCCTGACGGCAAAATAACCAAGGTGCGGACTGCACAACTACAACCGGCCTTGATGCAGCGATCGATGCTGAGGGCCCTGATGAAGGACGCGCAGGGGGCCGAGTTCGGACGCAGGGCGGCCGGTGGCCGGCCTGCACCACACGAGGGGCCGGGCTACTGGCCCGGCGCGGCCTGCAAGGGCCATTCGTTAGCCGCGGTCGCCATCACTGGCGCCGCCTGGAGTTAAACGAGCACTCCCCGCGCAGGTCCAACCTTGATCCATCAACGCAGGCGTCACGCGGTGGCAGAAACGGATTCGAGGGCGCCTTTCTCCGATGAGGTTGGCGGTTGGCTTGGGCGGCGCGGCTTGTGTTCAGGCCATGGGCTTGAACTCTTCGCCCTTGGCGAGCATCGCCCAGGCCATGCGCACGTTCTTGGCGGCGATGGCGACCACGGCCTTCCAATAGCCGCGGCGCTCGGCCAGCGCGGTGGCCCAGCGGCTCAGCCGGTCGTGCTTGTTGGCTGCGGCGGCCAGCACGGCGCGCGCTCCCATGATGAACAGCGTGCGCAGGTAGGCGTCGCCGGCCTTGGTGATGCGCCCGAGCCGGTTCTTGCCGCCCGAGCTGTACTGGTCGGGTGCCAAGCCCATCCAGGCGGCGAGCTGGCGGCCGTTGGCGAAGTCGTGGCCGTAGCCGATGCTGGCCAGCAGCGCGCTGGCGGTGGTCGGGCCGATGCCGGGCATGACCATGAGAGCGCGGGCGCGGTCGTCGGCCTGGGCCATCAGCCGGATGTGCTCGTCGTACGCGGCCACGCGCTCGTCCAGGCGCTGCAGTTCGGCCAGCAGGTCGCGGCACACGGTCTGCACCCAGCCGGGCACGGTGTCGAGCTGCTCGCCGGCGCGGCTGCGCACCGTGGCGGCTTTGAGCGGCAGCACGATGCCGAACTCGCTGAGCACGCCGCGCAGGCGGTTGATGACCGCCGTGCGGGCGCACACCCAGCCCTGGCGCGCCGTATGCACCGCCAGGCGCGACTGCGCCTGCGTTGACTTGACCGGCACGAAGCGCATCGCTGGGCGCTGCAACGCCTCGCAGATCGCGGCCGCGTCGGCCGCGTCGTTCTTGCCGCGGCGCCCGCTCATCCGGGCGGGCACGACGAACTTGGGCGCCATCAGCCGCACCGTGTGGCCGAACTCCTGGAAGCGGCGCGCCCAGTGGTGCGCGCCCGAGCAGGCTTTCATGTCGATGGTGCACGGCGGCAACTTGGCCACCGCTTCGAGCAACTGGTCGCGACGCACGGCCGGGCGCACCAGCGCAGGTTTGCCGCGCTCGTCGACACCGTGCAGGGCAAACACGTTCTTGGCCAGATCGATGCCGAGAAACAGAATCGTCATGGACATCTCCTTGCGTCAGCCGGGTGGAGGATCAGATTTCGCAACCCCATCGTCGTATCGGGCGGCCGTCCTTGCCTGAGGGATAAGCTCGGGCGGGTGGGCGCTATGGGGATGTCCCTTCCATTCGTTGGGCCGCACAATCATGTTTTCGAGCGCGCCTCCGTCTATTCACGCATATACACAGTCCAATGCGATCTAGACTCATATCAGTCACAGTGATCATTGCGCTGGCCGCTGCAGTTGTAGGCTATTGGCTCAATCAACTACGACCAGAAGCAGAGGTTAAGGAAGCCGTGCGTCAACTCCTCACGGACCCGGAGTCCGCTCAATTCAGAGATATGGAACGCAACTCGAAGACAGGGGCTTGGTGCGGTACCGTCAACTCTAAGAACAGACTCGGCGGCTACGTCGGATTCAACAGGTTCGTAGTTTTGCCTGACAAGAAAGTTCTCTTGGATCCCAAAGAACTACCAATACCGGAAAAATCTAGCGACATCGTTGTGCGCGGGGCTGAAATTGTCGACTTCATTCAGCTGCTCAAAGTTCACTGCCAAAAGCTCTATGCGCAGTAGCGGTTCGGCGCGGCCTCTCAAGAAACTCCTCCCAAGTGATTGATGTAGGAGGGATTTTCTGGGCGGTGGCTGAGGCTTGGCCTGCAAATAAAGATCGATGGCAGCGAGTACGGTTATTGCGTCTTCAAGGCCGGAAGCACGGAACTCGTGGTCGAGAAAGTTGCGGAAGACGCACCCGAAGAGGAGAGGATCCTGGTCGGACGATTCACCGGCTTGTCGTTCACGGTTCAAGATGTCGAAGCCTCGCATCGAGAGCTGGCCGGGCGGGGAGTGCACTTCACCGGCCCACCGGAAAGACAGTTCTGGGGCGGTACCCTCGCGACACTGCAAGATCCGTCGGGCAATGAACTTCAAATCGTTCAGTACCCCGCCATGGCGTGAATCTCGACGGGGGGCGCTGCGGCAAGCCGGCTCAAGCCCCCGTCGCTAACGCCATGCGCCACATCCATTCCCGGGCGCTGCGCGTGCAGGACAATGCCGGCCTCAGCCCATGCACCACACCCTCTTCGACACCCCGGGTGTCAACCATTTGCTCCGCGGCCTCTCCCGTCTGATCCTGCGTCTGCAGGGTTGGACGGTCGAGGGGGCTCTTCCCAAGGAAGCGAGCAAGTGCGTGCTCATCGCGGCACCGCACACCAGCAACTGGGATCTGCCGTACACGCTGATGGTGGCGTTCTGTCTGCGCCTGCGCATCTACTGGCTGGGCAAGGCGAGCCTGTTTCGCTGGCCCTTCGGGCCGGTGATGCGCTGGCTGGGCGGCGTGCCGGTCGATCGCAGCAGGAGCAACAACCTCGTCGCCTCGGCCGCGGCGGCCATCGTCGCGGCGCAGGGCCCTTTGCAACTCGTCGTGCCGCCCGAAGGCACACGAGGCAAGACCCGTCACTGGAAGACCGGGTTCTACTTCATCGCGCTCGAGGCGAAGGTTCCTATCGTCCTGGCCTACATGGACTATGCGCGCAAGGTCAGCGGCTTGGGCCCGGTGTTCGAACCGACAGGCGACATCGACCAGGACATGCAGGAGATCAAGCGCTTCTATGCCGGAGTCCGAGGCCGCAATCAAGACCAGTTCGCATCGGACTGAAGCCATGGCAGCAGTCGCTTTGCGCGGCTCGCTTCAGCGCGGCCTGTCACGAACAGCTCGGCGTCGCGTCCGTTCCGCCTTGTCGATGCCTGCGGTTCGACGTGGTGCGGCGCCTCGCAGCTGAGACCGGCGCCGCCGCACGCCTGACTTCCCGTCTCCCGTTTCCCCACCCCGCACCATGCCCGGCCCTGACCTCGACATCCCCCGCATCTTCAACGTCATGGAGAGCGCCCACCGCATCCACAACCCGTTCACGCCCGACAAGTTCGCCACGCTGGGCGCGGCCTTGCGTCTGCAGCCGGGCATGCGCGTGCTGGACCTCGGCTGCGGCTCGGGCGAGATGATCTGCACCTGGGCGCGCGACCACGGCATCACCGGCACCGGCGTCGATATGAGCCGGCTGTTCAGCGCCCAGGCCCGGCAGCGCGCCGAGGAACTGGGCGTT is a window encoding:
- a CDS encoding IS110 family RNA-guided transposase, which encodes MTILFLGIDLAKNVFALHGVDERGKPALVRPAVRRDQLLEAVAKLPPCTIDMKACSGAHHWARRFQEFGHTVRLMAPKFVVPARMSGRRGKNDAADAAAICEALQRPAMRFVPVKSTQAQSRLAVHTARQGWVCARTAVINRLRGVLSEFGIVLPLKAATVRSRAGEQLDTVPGWVQTVCRDLLAELQRLDERVAAYDEHIRLMAQADDRARALMVMPGIGPTTASALLASIGYGHDFANGRQLAAWMGLAPDQYSSGGKNRLGRITKAGDAYLRTLFIMGARAVLAAAANKHDRLSRWATALAERRGYWKAVVAIAAKNVRMAWAMLAKGEEFKPMA
- a CDS encoding VOC family protein produces the protein MDGSEYGYCVFKAGSTELVVEKVAEDAPEEERILVGRFTGLSFTVQDVEASHRELAGRGVHFTGPPERQFWGGTLATLQDPSGNELQIVQYPAMA
- a CDS encoding lysophospholipid acyltransferase family protein translates to MHHTLFDTPGVNHLLRGLSRLILRLQGWTVEGALPKEASKCVLIAAPHTSNWDLPYTLMVAFCLRLRIYWLGKASLFRWPFGPVMRWLGGVPVDRSRSNNLVASAAAAIVAAQGPLQLVVPPEGTRGKTRHWKTGFYFIALEAKVPIVLAYMDYARKVSGLGPVFEPTGDIDQDMQEIKRFYAGVRGRNQDQFASD